From one Caldichromatium japonicum genomic stretch:
- a CDS encoding cytochrome c3 family protein, which produces MGESEAGIELRLGTTNADCLRCHRMQTLAYRDRKTGEIIDLSIDPQRFARSVHGAAACIDCHEGGFDRYPHSPESLGQRLSCLGCHEQDERLSERDYRFATIRDEFNASIHATSDAPEAQGFDCHRCHDPHVFRNAQIGQPLAEIVRADNQLCLSCHEAVRKSGSGAHLWLPKRDKHWAAVRCLECHTPLTPAGQPVSHQILAAKDSNTDCVNCHAKESRLLDRLYRYRAENDLKGRGLWSQAIFNESYVVGMSRSPLLDALGLGLIALTVLGLGAHAWGRYLAYRRFKGSQP; this is translated from the coding sequence ATGGGGGAGAGCGAGGCGGGCATTGAACTGAGGCTGGGGACTACCAATGCCGATTGTCTGCGCTGTCACCGCATGCAGACCCTCGCCTATCGCGACCGGAAGACGGGGGAGATCATCGATCTCTCTATCGATCCCCAGCGGTTTGCCCGCTCGGTCCATGGGGCGGCGGCCTGTATCGACTGTCATGAGGGGGGCTTCGACCGCTATCCCCATTCGCCTGAGTCTTTGGGTCAGCGTCTGAGCTGTCTCGGCTGTCATGAGCAGGACGAAAGGCTTTCGGAGCGCGACTATCGCTTCGCGACCATCCGCGATGAGTTCAACGCCAGCATCCACGCCACCTCAGATGCGCCAGAAGCCCAGGGGTTCGATTGTCACCGTTGTCATGACCCCCATGTCTTTCGCAACGCCCAGATCGGTCAGCCGCTCGCCGAGATCGTGCGCGCCGATAACCAGCTCTGCCTGTCGTGCCATGAAGCGGTCCGCAAATCAGGAAGCGGGGCGCATCTGTGGCTGCCCAAGCGCGACAAACATTGGGCGGCGGTGCGCTGTCTCGAGTGTCACACCCCTTTGACCCCGGCGGGTCAGCCGGTCTCGCACCAGATACTCGCCGCCAAGGACAGCAATACCGACTGCGTCAACTGTCATGCCAAGGAGTCCAGGCTCCTCGATCGCCTCTATCGCTATCGGGCCGAGAACGATCTCAAAGGCCGCGGCCTCTGGTCGCAGGCGATCTTCAATGAATCCTATGTCGTCGGCATGAGCCGCAGCCCCCTGCTCGATGCCCTGGGGCTGGGTCTGATCGCCCTGACCGTCTTGGGACTTGGGGCACATGCCTGGGGGCGTTATCTCGCCTACCGGCGTTTCAAGGGGAGCCAACCCTAG
- a CDS encoding nuclease-related domain-containing protein yields the protein MWSIPAVLLLLALHFWRRACGRRLAGQRGERLVGRALAGLCPAVLHDLILPLGKGWTQIDHVALTAKGLLVVETKHYRGLILGRADDPHWCQRQGRRRRLFQNPLRQNALHIQAVADLGLGVPVLGLVVFTDAAVFPHGRPAGVSALASLKEDLASWLYDRPSPRLRCAFQRLVQAEERGRVMRRAFRRQQWVQRRWDNDLVAAWTCLIAASLVALGCGLVEVTAAYPTWPLGLFGRWRG from the coding sequence TTGTGGTCGATCCCCGCGGTGCTGTTGCTCTTGGCCCTGCATTTCTGGCGGCGCGCCTGTGGGCGACGGCTTGCCGGACAGCGGGGCGAGCGCTTGGTGGGACGGGCGCTCGCAGGCCTGTGTCCGGCGGTGCTGCATGACCTGATCCTGCCGCTCGGTAAGGGATGGACCCAGATTGATCATGTCGCACTCACGGCAAAGGGGCTTTTGGTGGTAGAGACCAAACACTACCGGGGTCTGATCCTGGGTCGGGCAGATGATCCCCATTGGTGTCAGCGCCAAGGTCGGCGGCGTCGGCTCTTTCAGAACCCATTGCGTCAAAACGCCCTGCACATCCAAGCCGTCGCCGATCTCGGTTTAGGGGTGCCTGTGTTGGGGCTAGTGGTATTCACCGATGCAGCTGTCTTTCCTCATGGTCGACCGGCGGGGGTATCTGCGCTCGCCAGTCTGAAAGAAGACCTTGCCTCCTGGCTGTATGATCGGCCCTCGCCGCGGTTGCGTTGCGCCTTTCAGCGGCTTGTGCAGGCGGAGGAGCGCGGGCGGGTGATGCGCCGCGCCTTTAGGCGCCAGCAGTGGGTGCAGCGGAGGTGGGATAATGATCTTGTCGCAGCTTGGACCTGTCTGATCGCTGCGAGCCTGGTCGCCTTGGGTTGTGGTTTGGTTGAGGTCACAGCCGCGTACCCTACATGGCCCTTGGGCCTATTTGGGCGATGGCGAGGGTGA
- a CDS encoding RNA-guided endonuclease InsQ/TnpB family protein, translating to MRGRRLSCKVEAAKVGAGFAPSARLPKGTRLPILKNRRKSSAMLARLHARIANVRADFTHKLTTQLCRENQGVVIEDLNVKGMLANERLARAISDLGFGMFCLQMEYKGKCYGVWLVLADRWDPSSRLCSVCGWENEMLALKDREWTCPQCGTRHDRDINAALNLKRLATATALPVASPSGNGGATAERVSAVVGKVTPVRDECAPHSGQEEHSAPVCALS from the coding sequence ATTCGAGGCAGACGCCTTTCTTGCAAGGTTGAGGCGGCCAAGGTCGGGGCTGGGTTTGCGCCAAGTGCCAGACTGCCAAAAGGCACAAGGCTTCCGATCTTGAAGAATCGAAGGAAATCCTCTGCGATGTTGGCAAGGCTGCACGCACGCATTGCCAATGTCCGAGCGGACTTCACACATAAGCTCACGACCCAGCTCTGCCGCGAAAACCAAGGGGTGGTGATTGAGGATTTGAACGTCAAGGGCATGCTGGCGAACGAACGGCTTGCCCGCGCCATCAGCGACCTGGGCTTTGGCATGTTCTGCTTGCAGATGGAATACAAGGGGAAATGCTACGGCGTCTGGTTGGTTTTAGCTGATCGCTGGGATCCGAGCAGCCGCCTGTGTTCGGTCTGTGGTTGGGAGAATGAGATGTTGGCGTTGAAGGATCGGGAATGGACGTGTCCTCAATGCGGCACGCGCCATGATCGGGACATCAATGCCGCGCTCAATCTCAAACGGCTGGCAACCGCAACTGCCCTACCCGTGGCGAGTCCGTCCGGTAACGGCGGCGCTACAGCAGAGAGGGTCTCTGCCGTAGTCGGGAAAGTCACGCCTGTCAGAGACGAATGCGCTCCGCATTCGGGGCAGGAAGAGCACAGCGCGCCTGTTTGCGCACTGTCTTGA
- a CDS encoding cobyrinate a,c-diamide synthase yields the protein MTAERHCPALFIGACASGQGKTTIVAALARHHRRQGRRVRVFKTGPDFLDPMILERASGAPVEPLDLWMVGEALCRRKLYEASGEADLILIEGAMGLFDGAPSGADLAAAFGIPVLALIDARGMGQTLGAVAMGLMHYGAAKGIEFWGISANRVASARHAEMIAAGMPPELPYLGPIPRLEAVLPSRHLGLVQAAEIPELDARLAAAADQIQDLALARLPEPCRFVPPTQPAGGTTLLPAETKALQGLRIAVARDLAFAFIYPENLKLLQALGAELIFFSPLADQCIEADAIWLPGGYPELHLTELAANRAMKQSLHAHARAGRPIYAECGGMLYLLERLTDHQGQTAELIGLLPGEGQMQGRLAGLGMQSLVLPQGELRGHSFHHSTMRTPLAPVSFGRRQAGGQPGEPFYHCGPIRASYLHLYFPSAPRTAAELFMVS from the coding sequence ATGACCGCTGAGCGCCATTGCCCGGCCCTGTTCATCGGCGCCTGTGCCTCGGGTCAGGGCAAGACCACGATCGTCGCGGCCCTGGCCCGTCATCATCGCCGCCAAGGCCGGCGGGTGCGGGTGTTTAAGACCGGACCCGATTTTTTGGACCCCATGATCCTCGAGCGGGCGAGCGGCGCGCCGGTCGAGCCTCTGGATCTGTGGATGGTGGGCGAGGCGCTGTGTCGGCGCAAGCTCTATGAAGCGTCGGGTGAGGCGGACCTGATCCTCATCGAGGGGGCGATGGGTCTCTTCGACGGCGCACCCTCGGGGGCGGATCTCGCTGCGGCCTTCGGCATCCCTGTCCTGGCCTTGATCGATGCCCGCGGCATGGGCCAGACCCTGGGTGCCGTTGCCATGGGGTTGATGCACTATGGTGCCGCCAAGGGGATTGAGTTCTGGGGCATCTCCGCCAATCGGGTGGCAAGCGCGCGTCATGCCGAGATGATCGCCGCCGGGATGCCCCCCGAGCTGCCTTATCTTGGCCCCATCCCGCGTCTGGAGGCGGTGCTCCCGAGCCGGCACCTTGGGTTGGTACAGGCCGCCGAGATCCCGGAGCTCGACGCCCGGCTCGCTGCCGCCGCCGATCAGATACAGGACCTTGCGCTCGCCCGCTTGCCCGAACCCTGCCGTTTTGTCCCGCCTACCCAGCCCGCAGGCGGTACGACCCTTCTGCCAGCGGAAACGAAGGCCCTGCAAGGTCTGCGCATCGCCGTGGCGCGCGATCTGGCCTTTGCCTTCATCTATCCCGAAAACCTGAAGTTGCTTCAGGCGCTCGGCGCCGAACTGATCTTTTTCTCCCCCCTTGCCGATCAGTGCATCGAGGCCGATGCCATCTGGCTGCCCGGCGGCTATCCCGAGCTTCATCTCACTGAACTTGCAGCCAATCGCGCGATGAAACAGTCCCTACATGCCCATGCGCGAGCCGGACGGCCCATCTATGCCGAATGCGGCGGGATGCTCTATCTCCTGGAGCGCCTGACCGATCATCAGGGTCAGACCGCTGAGCTGATAGGCCTCTTGCCGGGCGAGGGGCAGATGCAGGGGCGGCTAGCGGGACTGGGGATGCAGTCGCTGGTGCTGCCACAAGGCGAGCTGCGCGGTCATAGCTTTCATCACTCGACGATGCGTACCCCCCTTGCGCCGGTGTCTTTCGGCAGGCGGCAGGCGGGCGGACAACCCGGCGAGCCCTTCTATCACTGCGGACCCATCCGCGCGAGCTATCTGCATCTCTATTTTCCTTCAGCGCCACGTACAGCAGCGGAGCTATTCATGGTGTCTTAA
- a CDS encoding cobalamin biosynthesis protein, producing MIEITIGLGFQQGIRCETLKQSIESLLKPLDPVAVCCLASHLQKSTDPVLRELAHIQGWPLRCYPSSALAQVPVAHPSTRVHLTLGTPSVAEAAALLAAAELSARGEGTPSLLVSKQVYRDAEGKAITLAIAQIGPRAM from the coding sequence ATGATCGAGATCACTATTGGGCTCGGATTCCAACAAGGCATCCGCTGCGAGACGCTCAAACAGTCGATCGAGTCGCTCCTCAAACCCCTTGACCCGGTCGCGGTGTGCTGCCTGGCCAGCCATCTCCAGAAATCCACCGATCCCGTCTTGCGCGAGCTTGCACACATCCAGGGCTGGCCACTGCGTTGTTATCCATCTTCAGCGCTCGCTCAGGTTCCGGTCGCACACCCCTCAACCCGCGTCCACCTGACCCTAGGCACCCCGAGTGTGGCCGAGGCAGCGGCGCTGCTGGCCGCGGCTGAGCTGAGCGCCCGCGGCGAGGGTACCCCCTCGCTCCTCGTCTCCAAACAGGTCTATCGCGACGCTGAGGGCAAGGCCATCACCCTCGCCATCGCCCAAATAGGCCCAAGGGCCATGTAG